TATTGCCTTTACTGGCGCGGTTTCGGTATTTGGTCGACCTGAAATTAAAATTTGGGCGAATCCTGAAATTCGTACTTTAGCTCAAGTTGATACGGCAAAAGTGGAACAGTTAGTCGCTGAATATGCGACCCAAGTACCCGAACATTACCAAGAAGAAATACTGATATTTCTGCCGCGAGTTCGTGGCAATAAGCATTTGGCGATTATTTTTGAATCCCACCATGGTGAGCCAGTTACATCGGATGATGCGAGTATCGATGATGTTAAAAGCGAACAAGCCGCGCAGAAACATAGCCCACCTGTCGGCACTTCATTTGAATTCGATCCGCATAGCTATGAACTGGTGCGCGAAAAGTCTGGGTTAATGTCCGAGATTTTCGCCACCTACGAATCAGATATGGCCGATTTTATTGTCGATTTTCACGCCGACTTACACCTTGGTCGCCCCATTGGCTTATTAACCACAGGTGTGCTTGGCCTTACCATGATGTTATCTATCGTTACGGGGATATTTATTCACCGTAAAATTCTTGGTCAGCTTTTTACCTTTAGACCGAGAAAAAGCTATAGTTTGATGCTCAATGACGGCCACAAAGCGATTGGTGTGTGGGGGCTGTTATTTAACGCTGTGATCGCATTTACTGGCGCATTTTTAGGTTTGGCAGTGGTTGTTTTAGTGCCGGCCGCCGCATTTGTGTCATTTGGCGGTGATCAGGATAAGCTTGTCGAAACCTTTACGGCGATCCCTGCGCCAGTGATTCAAAACGTTCAACAGTCTACGGCAATTGGTTCAGCATTTGATCATGCTTTTGAACTGCACGACGAAGTCATTGTCCGTTCAATGACCGTAATGGGCTACGGTGATGCTAGTGCAAAAATGTACGTTGGCATTGCTGGCGGGCAGAATATTGCGGCGCAAACCGCTGTTTATCAAGCTGGAGGGGAGTTTGTAGAGCGCTATAGTAACTTTGGCCGCATCGAAGGGGTTACAGGCAAAATACTCGATATTATGTACCCACTACACTTTGGTAATTTTGGTGGCATTTTAGTGAAAGCAATTTGGGTTGTACTTGGTTTAGGAACAGCGTTGCTGCCGTTGACCGGATTGATGTTGTGGATGGAGCGTGGCGTTAATGCGGCTAACCCTCGTTATTCAATGAAAACTTACCAACGCTTTAATCGATTAATTGTCGGCAGTTGTGGCGGCCTTGTGGTCGCGACTATGTTGTTATTCCCAACTCAAATGATGATTAAGTATGGCATGGGGAATAACGATGTTGGTAGTATCATCGGCTGGCCATTTTTTATCAGTTGGTTAGCAATTATAGTGGCGGCATTTCTGGTACCTTATGAAAAGCACTTTGCGCGCCAGCTAGCTTATGTAACCGCAGCATTGCTTATCGCCGTATTACCGATTGATTTATTGGTCACAGGCACCAACAAAGCCACTGAACTAGCGACAGGTCATTACTTAAGTTCTGGTATTGATCTAGTTTGCTTAGCACTCGGTTTATACCTGTTTAAGCTGATGAAAAACTTCCCTAAACCACTGCCTAGCGCAAACGCAACGGTGATTAACCAGATTGTTGCTAATCAGGCTAGTGCTAACCAGACAGGTGCTAAGGAGGCCGTTTAAATGACGATTATTGCAATATTAGTCACGTTTTTTGGTTTATTAATGGCAGATGAGCGGGGCAAGTTAACAGCGAACATCGTTAATCAGCTAGTGTCTGTGCTCGCTTTGGTAGTGGCTACTGTATTGCTTTGTTATCAATTTGGCACATTGCGCGGAGTGTTTGTTTTTCTTGGGGTCGCAAGTGTATTGGGCACTTTATTGACCTTATTTAGGGCAAAACTCATCAATAACTCAGTACACTCTTCTTAATACTTAGCAGGTAAATTTACTAAACCTGCTGATACTCAAACAACATTTCCAACATAAACAGTAGAAACATAAACGCCAGTAACAAAAATGTTACTGGCTCACTTTCCAAATAATAACAGCGACCTTACCGTTTTCTCATCGTGGCCAATGGTCGTTAATTATGCGCCTAATACCTTTATTATTAATCATAAGGTATTGATAATTAATGTGATACTAGAGGTCAGATGTGAATTTTATGTTATCGGCTGAAAATAGAATGTAAACTTTCAAAAACGTTTACGAAATATAGTCACGGATGGTTTAATCGTAAAAAAATGTAAATAAATTGAAATAAAGTGTATTTATTGCCGTTCAATTTTCACACATGTTAAAAAGTTGAGTAACGATTTTGCAGTTTTACCGTGTATTATTGACTAGTGTTGTATCGATCAGTATCACACTGTCGGGTTCTTTGCTGGCGAACCCATTGTTAAAAGAACAATTTAAACGTCCAGACACCATCCCATTTCCTGCCGATAATCCTTACTCTGTGCAAAAAGCCGCACTGGGCAAAATGCTTTTCTTCGATCCGAGGCTAAGTAACAATCGCAATATGACCTGTGCAACTTGTCATAATCCT
The nucleotide sequence above comes from Thalassotalea euphylliae. Encoded proteins:
- a CDS encoding PepSY-associated TM helix domain-containing protein, giving the protein MKSKSIKKLYTLHSWVGIITGILLFVIAFTGAVSVFGRPEIKIWANPEIRTLAQVDTAKVEQLVAEYATQVPEHYQEEILIFLPRVRGNKHLAIIFESHHGEPVTSDDASIDDVKSEQAAQKHSPPVGTSFEFDPHSYELVREKSGLMSEIFATYESDMADFIVDFHADLHLGRPIGLLTTGVLGLTMMLSIVTGIFIHRKILGQLFTFRPRKSYSLMLNDGHKAIGVWGLLFNAVIAFTGAFLGLAVVVLVPAAAFVSFGGDQDKLVETFTAIPAPVIQNVQQSTAIGSAFDHAFELHDEVIVRSMTVMGYGDASAKMYVGIAGGQNIAAQTAVYQAGGEFVERYSNFGRIEGVTGKILDIMYPLHFGNFGGILVKAIWVVLGLGTALLPLTGLMLWMERGVNAANPRYSMKTYQRFNRLIVGSCGGLVVATMLLFPTQMMIKYGMGNNDVGSIIGWPFFISWLAIIVAAFLVPYEKHFARQLAYVTAALLIAVLPIDLLVTGTNKATELATGHYLSSGIDLVCLALGLYLFKLMKNFPKPLPSANATVINQIVANQASANQTGAKEAV